Genomic DNA from Ilyobacter polytropus DSM 2926:
TTTAAGAAATTTATGGAATGGGCCGATGACATCAGAGTTATGGGAGTCAGAGCAAATGCTGACACTCCTGAAGATTCAGAAGTTGCTGTAAAATTTGGAGCTGAAGGAATAGGTCTTTGCAGAACAGAACACATGTTCTTTGAAGAAAAGAAAATATGGCCTATGAGAGAGATGATTGTGGCAAAAACAACTTATGAAAGAGAGAGAGCCCTTGATAAGCTTTTGCCTCTTCAAAAAGAAGATTTTGTCGGAATCTTTAGAGTCATGGGAAGTAAACCTGTAACTGTAAGACTATTGGACCCACCTCTACATGAATTCCTTCCTAGTAAAGCCGAGGAAATCAAGAGACTTGCCGATGATATGAATTTGGATTTTGATGAATTGAAACAAAGAGTTTCTTCTCTACATGAATTTAACCCTATGCTAGGTCACAGAGGATGCAGACTTGCAGTAACTTATCCTGAAATATATGAGATGCAGGCAAAAGCAATTATCGGAGCAGCTATAAAAGTGAGAGATGAAGGGATAAAAGTAGATCCTGAAATCATGATTCCTCTTGTAGGAGAAGTAAATGAGCTTAAATATGTAAAAAGTAAAGTAGTAGCAGCCATTGAAAAACTTTTTGAAGAGCTCGGTGAAACTATAGAATATAAACTAGGAACAATGATTGAGGTCCCTAGGGCATGTCTGACTTCTGATGAAATCGCAGGAGAAGCTGACTTCTTTAGTTTTGGTACAAATGACCTTACTCAGATAACTTTTGGATTTTCAAGAGATGACTCTCCTAAATTCCTAGGAGAATATAAGTCAAAAGAGATCCTTCCAAGAGATCCATTTGAAAGTGTGGATACAAAGGGAGTAGGGAAACTTATAAAGATGAGTATCGAACTTGGACAAAGTGTCAAAAAAGATATTAAACTCGGAGTTTGCGGTGAACATGGAGGAGACCCTAAGAGTATTGAATTTTTCCACTCTGTGGGTTTAAACTATGTTTCATGCTCTCCTTACAGAGTTCCTGTGGCAAGATTAGCAGCAGCTCAAGCAGAATTAAAAAGCAGAAAAAAATAACTTTTTAAAATAGCCGTTTAACGGCTATTTTTTTATATTAATTTTATATTGTATAAAAGAAGCTTGTAAAAAAAAGAGTATAAATATATTGAGTGTAAAAAAGATATAGAAAAGGAGGAATTATCTTGAAAGAAATAAGGCTAGGAATCCTTGGTTTCGGATCTATAGGTAAATCACTGGTAAATATAATACAGGAAAATCATACACGAATAATGAAAGAATATGGTATCGATCTTATAATAAAGAGAATTTACAGTGAAGAAAAAGAGACGATAAAAGAATATAAATCAAAAGGTTTATTTATAACTGATAATATGGAAGAGGTTATTTTCGGAGAACGAATCGACATTGTCTGTGAGGCTCTAGAAGAAAAAGAAGCTGAATTTGTCAATAAACATATAATAAGAACTTTCAAGGGGAAGAGACCTATGATTATCTCTAGCAGTAAGGCTCTGGCATCAGATATAAAAGAGGTCATAAAGGCCATGTCTGACAACAAGGTGGATATAAGGTACGATGCCTGTGTAGGCGGTGGAATTCCTGTGGCAAAAGTTTTGGAGACTGCTTTTACCGGAGATAAAATAATCGGTATAGGGGGAATTTTCAGTGATGTAAAAACAAGCTATTATTCCATCTCTGAAGATGAAAAAAATACATCTTTTAATTTTATAGATTACGAAACTATGAGCCAGCTTGTAATCCTTGCTCTTTACGGTATGAATACTGTCATAGATTTAAAAAATATGAAAATAGACCCTGTTTCTATTCCTGATGAAGCAGATATTAAAGGGTGCAAACAACTAGGGTATGCTGTAAAAGAAATGGGTATTTTACATAAAATCAATAATGACTTATTTTATTATATCGGAGCTGTGGCAGTTAATACTAAGGATATTTTGGCAAATATATCACAAAAAGATTGTCTGATTTTTTTAGAGGGTGAAAAATACGGAAAACTGGAATTTCTTAGTCAAAATATGGGTGAAATACAGACAGCTTTAGCTATGTTTGACGATCTGATAAATCTTCTAACTCTTAAAAGAAATAAAAACCCTGTAAAAATAGATATTAATGAGATGCCTCCTAAAAAGAAACTGGACGGCAAATATATATTCAGCATTCCATGGTATGACGGAATAAAAGAGTTTATAACAGCAATTTCTTTGGAAGATAATATTCCCATAGAAAATATGTTTAAATTGGAAAAAAGACTGTTTTTAGAAACTAAAAAAGTATCTTGGGATATTAAAGAAGAATTTACAAGACACCTCATGGAAGAAGGTGTCCAAATAAAAATTGCAATTCCTGTATTTTCTTAATGTTGAATTTTAACCTCCACTCCTGTATAATGTAAGAAATTATATTTTAGGAGGATCTTATGATAATAGCATTAGGAGCAGACCACGGAGGATTTGAGCTTAAGGAAAAGATTAAAGAACATCTGATTGAAAAAGGACACGAGATACTAGACCTAGGGGCTCACTCGAAAGAGTCAGTGGACTATCCAGAATTTGGAAGAGCAGTAGGAGAAGCAGTTCTTGATAAAAAAGCAGAGTGCGGAATCATAGTTTGTGGTACTGGTATAGGAATCTCAATAGCAGCCAACAGAATTAAGGGTGTTAGAGCGGCTCTATGTACAGATACCACAATGGCAAAACTTACAAGGCAACACAATGATGCCAATGTCCTAGCGCTAGGAGCGAGAATAATTGGAGATGTACTGGCACTGGATATACTAGATACTTTCCTTTCTACAGAATTTGAAGGTGGAAGACATGCAGTCAGAATAGGTAAATTAGAAGAGAAAAATTGTAAATGTGGATGTAATCATTAATAACAGGAGGAAGATCAATGGCTACAATTTTTACAAAAATAATCAATAGGGAGATACCTGCAGATATAGTTTATGAAGACGAAAATCTCATAGCCTTTAAAGACATTAATCCCCAGGCCCCTATACACATCCTTGTAGTGACAAAAAAAGAGATCCCCACTATAAACGATATAAGCCCTGAGGACCGTGTCCTAATAGGGGAGGCCTACCTTACCCTGGCCAAGATAGCAAAAGACCTCGGAGTAGCTGAAAATGGATATAGAGTGATCACAAACTGTAACAGCTATGGAGGACAAGAAGTTTTTCATCTGCATTTCCATCTTCTTGCGGGAAAACCTTTAGGACCAATGCTAAGCAAATAAAATAGTATCAATGAACAATTAAGAGAAAAGGTCAAAAATACAGTTATTGAAATAACTCTGAAAGAGGGCTTGATTTTCAAGCCCTCTTTTTATTATTATCGGGCATGTAACTTATAATTTAATTTTTCTTACATAAATTAAATTATATAGTTAACAAACCCGGCTTTATTGGAAAATTGTCAATAAATAAGATATGCCAAGTAGAGTATATAAATCATTATAAAAAAGATACCTTCCCATCTCTCTACCTTTCTTCCCTTTCCTGAAAATACGAATAAAAATAAAAGAAGATTCAAGGATATATTTAAAGCTATGTCTAAATTTACCCCATCTAAAAGTGGTATGGGATAGATAATTGAAGATATCCCCAAAACAAATAATATATTAAAAATATTTGACCCAACTACATTTCCGATAGCTATATCAACGTTATTTTTTAATGCAGCAGAGATGGAGGTCGCTAGTTCTGGTAGAGAAGTTCCCATAGAAACTATAGTTAGGCCTATTATCCTTTCTGATATATCCATGGATTTTGCAAGTTTAACTGCAAATATTACGATGACCTTCCCTCCTATTACCAGCATTGCAAAACCCAGTATAGTTAACATGGAAGATTTTAAGACAGTGTATTCTTTTATTTCTATCTTTTCCTCAGACTTGCCAGATTTTACAATAGAGAGTGTATAAGATAAAAATATTATAAAAAAAGATATTAGCACCATACCATCTATTCTTGAAAGTTCTGAAATTTTGTTTTTATCTATCGTAACATCGTTAATCATTATAACCACTAAAACAACAGCCATTAAAGCCATAGGTATCTCTTTCCAGGTGGTACTCGTCTTTACATTAAGATTTTTTAAAACAGAGGTTACCCCGAGTATCACAGCAATATTAAATATGTTACTTCCTATGATGTTTCCCATGGTTATATCACTGGTCTTTTGCAAAGAGCTAAACACATTCACAATTAATTCTGGAGCTGAGGTACCAAATGCAACTACTGTAAGACCAATAACAATATTGGGTATGTTAAACTTTTTGGCTAGGGAAGAAGAACCGTCTACAAGGAAATTTGCACCGTAAATCAATGGAATAAAACCGATCAATAAAAATATTAAATTTTGCATTTCCTGACCCCCTATACAACTCTATGATTCTATTCTTATGTAGTTAAAATAGCATCTTTAAATTCCATTTGATTTTAATTTTCTTCCTCTCTAAAGCTTAAATAAGTAAACACACATTCAATCTCTATGCTTATATTCTATTTATTAAAATCTGAAAATTATTTTTTTAATATAATATTGAGCCATTTTTCATTTTCTCTTCCAAGTCTAACATCTCTAGTAATCCAAATCTTCTCTAAAATAAATTCTGAATTTTCAACAACTTTTTTTATACTAGCTTCATCATAATAATTGAAAAATCTCCCATTTCTAACTTCTTCAAAATCTCCATATTTAAAACTAGCATATAACACACCATTTTCCCTCAAGGCTTTGAAGCAATTGGACAAGACTTTAGAAACTTTATTTTTAGGAATGTGCAGTATAGAGGCACAGGCCCAGATTCCATCAAAGTCATTTTCAAATTTCATTTTAAGCATATCTAATTTTAAGACTTTTTGTTTTATAAATTTTGATGCTCTTTCAATTAACTCATCAGATAAATCAACAGAGGTAACATTATACCCTTTATCTAAAAAATATTTGCTGTCACGACCACTTCCGCAGCCTAAATCAAGAATAAAATCTCCATTATTAAAATAAGATAAAAATTGTTTATATGCTTCATTCATATCAGCTTCAACTGTATTATAAAAAAAATCTTCAGCATTATTGTTGTAATAATCAATAGTCATAAACTTCTCCTAAAACTCATATTTTCTTTTAAAATAGTCCTTTATCCGATAAGTAATCCTTAATTTAATTTCATTTATTAAATCAGAATTCTGATCTATATATTCAAAAAAATCATTTTTTATTTCAAAAGTCCCATTAGATTTGTCATAAAAAAATATTTTACTTGAACTTTTTATTAAAGCGTTAACTGGATTTCCTAAGATATGACTTCTCAATTTTTTGCTAGACCAATTGGTTAAATTTTTATTATTTTTATTATTCAGATCTTTTAAATGTATTCTATTATCATAAAAACTTTTAAAGTTTTTTTCTAAATCTTTAATGGAAACGCTTTTTACTATTTTATCATTAGAAATGAAACTAAGTAGAATTGGCATCTTATAAGACTTAGTCATTTTAGTCTTTTCTAACATCATTAAAAAATCATGTATATTGTTATCAAGCCAATTTTTCTCTTGGTCAGACAAGTCTCCGACATACTTCAAAAAATTAAGCCAACTTTTAAATTCTGTTAAATATATTTTAATCGGATAATTCCCATGAGTGTAGACATCTAAAATAGTTGGCTTCTTTTCAATTTCAGATTTTATCCTAAAATATTCATTTTTTAACTTTTCTTTCAGTGGCTCAGATTTTTCCTTAACACTATTAAAATAGTCAATATATTTCAAATCAAAATTCACGCTACATCCTGAAGGCAGATTCACGTCCAACGGAGATATAATTTTGGATTCTTTTTCTGAAGGTTTGTAATCTCCACTTAAAAATAAAGGTTTTAATATAGCACCTTTATAGTTACCTACAAAATCTAAAACTCTTAACTTTGTTTTACTTTCGGAAGTTCTTAACCCTCTTCCCAATTGCTGAATAAAAATTGTATATGATGTTGTAGGACGCAAAAACATCACAGTATCTATCGATGGTATATCTACACCTTCATTAAATACATCAACAACAAATAATAAATCTAACTTACCATTTTTAAATTTATCAAGTATCTCAGTCCTGGATTTACTTGAAATTTCACCTACAATAAAATCACAATTAATATTCTTATTTTTAAAAAAATTATTCATAAATTTACAATGGTTTACACTTGCACAAAAAGCTACAGTTCTTTTGTTTTTATAAAAAATATATTTTTCATAAATTTGTTCAGCTCTCTCTTTAACCATAAGTCTATTTTCTAGTATATTTAAATCATACTTCCCACTTCTCCAAGGAATCGTATCATATTTTATCTCGTCATAAATTCCAAAATATTCAAATGGTACAAGCCATCCATTATTAATACCTGTTTTCAAATTACATTCATATGCAATATTGTAGTCACATAACTCATAAATATCTCCATTATCAGCTCTATCTGGGGTAGCAGTCAATCCAAGTAAAAATTGAGGTTCAAAATACTCTATAATTTTTCTATATGTCGGGGAATCTGCATGGTGGAATTCATCTACAACAATATAGTCAAAATAATCCTTATCAAAATAATTTTCATTTAAATATCCATTTTTACCCAAGGTGCTTACACTTGCAAAAATAATATCTTTATCCTTATCTTTTGTATCACCCTTGAAAAAACCGTATGCTTTTTCTTTCGAATGTACGTTTTGAAATGATTCCATAGCTTGAATTAAAATTTCTTCTCTATGGGCTATAAATAAAATCTTTTTAAAATTAAGAGAATCAAAAGCCGATAAAAAAGTCTTACCTAATCCTGTGGCAACGATAACCATTGCTTTTTTGAAACCTTCTTCTCTAGTTGCTGAAAGTTCATAAAGTGCTGGTATCTGAAATTTAATTGGCTCTAGAACTTTTGAAGATGGTAAAATATCAAATGAAATATTAGGATTATTTACAAACTCCTTCTCATATTTTCTTAACCACTCAATAGTTAAATCAAAGCTATTTTTTTCATACAACTCCTTAAAATGTTCAACTATTTGTTCAAAAGAATTTTTATTTTCAGTTTTTTTCAGATTATAATTCCACTCTACACCATCAACCAAAGCAGAATAAGATACGTTAGAAGACCCAATAAATACATCACCTTCGGTATCTGAGTATTCAAAAATGTAAGCCTTTGGATGAAAAGAAGTGTTATTGTCATTTTTAAATAATTTAATTTTCTGAAGAGAACTCAGCCTATAAAGTGCATTTGGCTCGGTAATATTCATGTAATTGCTGGTCAGTATTTTTATTTCACAATTCCTTGATTTTGCATTTTCCAGTTCATTAATGAGCAGCTTTATCCCGCTATCTCTTATAAAAGAAACATTAATATATATTTTTTTTGCTTTTCCGATGCACTCAGAAAGAGTTTGATACATATTTTTGCTTTGATTCGTTATTAAATTCATATAATTCGCCTCGAAATATTCATTATCACTGATTTTGTATAGCATAAAATAACTATAATAAATATTACCATAACTAATATTTGATTAACAAGGGGGACTTTATTAAAGATTATCTTATTTTTAATGTTTTCTTTCTATAATATTTATAAAATACAAAAAAAGAGAGGTCGATGAAAAAATCTCTCTTTTTTACAAATTTAATTAATTTTTAAAATCACTGGCGCCCCCAAGGGAACTAGCCTATCCACAAAATCATATTTTATATTCCATTCTAATTGTATAGTGTAAATATAATTTTTTTCTAACTATTAAAAACTGTTAAATTTATTAGAAATTTGATAAAGATATTTATTTTCAAAATAATAACTTAGGTTATTTAATAAAATCATTATCTTTTCCCAGGTATATAATCTATCCCCGGACTATTATTGGGTATATAATCTATTCCAGAAGTATTACTAGGTATATAATCTATTCCAAAACTATTATTTGATATATATCCTAACCCTTTTCTATTTAAAAGTTCTTTAGAAACACTGCCTAAAACATGCTCAATATCAAAATAACTTTGAGCTACTGCACTTTCATATTTTTTTATACCTGCATCTGCAACTATGTACCCTCCAATTGATATCGCAGTAACTACAGCACCTCCAGGAACAATACCAAGAGCTACAGCACAAGTAGCAGCACCCCCAGTAATAGCCGCTCTAACACCTGCTCTAACTGTATCTTCAGTGAATTCATTTAAACTTATTTTTCCTTTTGACAAATAATATATTGTTCTTGTTTCGTCAAATATAAAGGTGGCTAATCCGTAGTTTAAAGACGTTCCGATTAATTTAGTTGAAATATTTACCCCATCTTTAGTTAATGCAGTTACAACATATTTTTCTCCTACTTTTTCTATAATTCCTTCCGAAACATAAACTGCTACATAGGTTGTACCTGTATCTTCTGCAACATTAATTATTGCTTCTTCAATCTCTCGTTCTTCATTGTATACTTTCCATCCATTTCCCACGGTTGATATGAATCCTGCTACAAATGCTGCATTTCTTGCTACTTCTTTTTTACTAAAACTTTTTTGTTGGGGTTCATTTTTTTTCACAAGTTCTTTCGTTGCTAACTTTATTTTATGATCTTGGAAATTCTTACTATAGATCTTCCCCATTTTTTCTCCTAGATTTTCTTTTTCTATAGTTTTTATTGTTGACTTAACAATATTTTCTTTTGTAACAAATTTCTTAGGGATTTTTCTTAATCCATTTTCGATATTTTTTGCTTGCACTGACTCTTTCCCAAAGATTGCACTAGTATTTTTTATTATGTCATCATGGATATATTTAATATCCTGTAGTGCAGAAGTTTTACTATCTAAATAATCCATTAAAATATGATCTGAATAAATTAATCCTGCAAATGCTTTTGCCTGCTTTCTAGGAAGGCCTGTATATTTTATTACTTCATCTGTCATCGCATCAACTTGATTTCTCCATGCTGATACTATTTCCTGTTTTGTGACTCCCTCCTTGATTAAGTTTTGTAAATATTCATTGTGCTCAAATGGAATGCTTCCCGAAAAACCCCAGTGCGCCCAATTTCGATGACCTTCCATACCAAATTTTTTACTTACATCTCCAAAGGGCATTTTATTGATATCATCAACTATGGAGCTTATACTTTTAGCAGCCAACCTTAATTCTTTATTATTCCCGCTACTAAAACCATAATGCTCAATAAAAATATTAGCGTGTTCTTGATTACTCGGAAGAGCTAACGAAAATCTTAAAATTATTAAATGAAAAATTATTAGCGTTACA
This window encodes:
- a CDS encoding homoserine dehydrogenase NAD-binding protein gives rise to the protein MKEIRLGILGFGSIGKSLVNIIQENHTRIMKEYGIDLIIKRIYSEEKETIKEYKSKGLFITDNMEEVIFGERIDIVCEALEEKEAEFVNKHIIRTFKGKRPMIISSSKALASDIKEVIKAMSDNKVDIRYDACVGGGIPVAKVLETAFTGDKIIGIGGIFSDVKTSYYSISEDEKNTSFNFIDYETMSQLVILALYGMNTVIDLKNMKIDPVSIPDEADIKGCKQLGYAVKEMGILHKINNDLFYYIGAVAVNTKDILANISQKDCLIFLEGEKYGKLEFLSQNMGEIQTALAMFDDLINLLTLKRNKNPVKIDINEMPPKKKLDGKYIFSIPWYDGIKEFITAISLEDNIPIENMFKLEKRLFLETKKVSWDIKEEFTRHLMEEGVQIKIAIPVFS
- a CDS encoding histidine triad nucleotide-binding protein; translated protein: MATIFTKIINREIPADIVYEDENLIAFKDINPQAPIHILVVTKKEIPTINDISPEDRVLIGEAYLTLAKIAKDLGVAENGYRVITNCNSYGGQEVFHLHFHLLAGKPLGPMLSK
- a CDS encoding DEAD/DEAH box helicase family protein, producing MNLITNQSKNMYQTLSECIGKAKKIYINVSFIRDSGIKLLINELENAKSRNCEIKILTSNYMNITEPNALYRLSSLQKIKLFKNDNNTSFHPKAYIFEYSDTEGDVFIGSSNVSYSALVDGVEWNYNLKKTENKNSFEQIVEHFKELYEKNSFDLTIEWLRKYEKEFVNNPNISFDILPSSKVLEPIKFQIPALYELSATREEGFKKAMVIVATGLGKTFLSAFDSLNFKKILFIAHREEILIQAMESFQNVHSKEKAYGFFKGDTKDKDKDIIFASVSTLGKNGYLNENYFDKDYFDYIVVDEFHHADSPTYRKIIEYFEPQFLLGLTATPDRADNGDIYELCDYNIAYECNLKTGINNGWLVPFEYFGIYDEIKYDTIPWRSGKYDLNILENRLMVKERAEQIYEKYIFYKNKRTVAFCASVNHCKFMNNFFKNKNINCDFIVGEISSKSRTEILDKFKNGKLDLLFVVDVFNEGVDIPSIDTVMFLRPTTSYTIFIQQLGRGLRTSESKTKLRVLDFVGNYKGAILKPLFLSGDYKPSEKESKIISPLDVNLPSGCSVNFDLKYIDYFNSVKEKSEPLKEKLKNEYFRIKSEIEKKPTILDVYTHGNYPIKIYLTEFKSWLNFLKYVGDLSDQEKNWLDNNIHDFLMMLEKTKMTKSYKMPILLSFISNDKIVKSVSIKDLEKNFKSFYDNRIHLKDLNNKNNKNLTNWSSKKLRSHILGNPVNALIKSSSKIFFYDKSNGTFEIKNDFFEYIDQNSDLINEIKLRITYRIKDYFKRKYEF
- the rpiB gene encoding ribose 5-phosphate isomerase B; protein product: MIIALGADHGGFELKEKIKEHLIEKGHEILDLGAHSKESVDYPEFGRAVGEAVLDKKAECGIIVCGTGIGISIAANRIKGVRAALCTDTTMAKLTRQHNDANVLALGARIIGDVLALDILDTFLSTEFEGGRHAVRIGKLEEKNCKCGCNH
- a CDS encoding calcium/sodium antiporter; its protein translation is MQNLIFLLIGFIPLIYGANFLVDGSSSLAKKFNIPNIVIGLTVVAFGTSAPELIVNVFSSLQKTSDITMGNIIGSNIFNIAVILGVTSVLKNLNVKTSTTWKEIPMALMAVVLVVIMINDVTIDKNKISELSRIDGMVLISFFIIFLSYTLSIVKSGKSEEKIEIKEYTVLKSSMLTILGFAMLVIGGKVIVIFAVKLAKSMDISERIIGLTIVSMGTSLPELATSISAALKNNVDIAIGNVVGSNIFNILFVLGISSIIYPIPLLDGVNLDIALNISLNLLLFLFVFSGKGRKVERWEGIFFIMIYILYLAYLIY
- a CDS encoding class I SAM-dependent methyltransferase; the protein is MTIDYYNNNAEDFFYNTVEADMNEAYKQFLSYFNNGDFILDLGCGSGRDSKYFLDKGYNVTSVDLSDELIERASKFIKQKVLKLDMLKMKFENDFDGIWACASILHIPKNKVSKVLSNCFKALRENGVLYASFKYGDFEEVRNGRFFNYYDEASIKKVVENSEFILEKIWITRDVRLGRENEKWLNIILKK